The nucleotide sequence ACCAACACGCCCTATTTCGACGGCTGCCTGCCGATCGAGGTGATGGCGGAGCGTGGCCCCGAGACCTTGCGCCACGGGCCGATGAAGCCGGTCGGACTCACCAATCCGCACGATCCCGCCACGAAAGCCTACGCCATCGTGCAGCTGCGCCAGGACAACAAGCTCGGCACGCTCTACAACATCGTCGGCTTCCAGACCAAGCTGAAGTATGGCGAGCAGCAGCGCATCTTCCGCACCATTCCCGGGCTGGAGAAGGCGGAGTTCGCCCGTCTCGGCGGCCTGCACCGCAACACCTTCCTCAACTCGCCAAAGCTGCTCGATAGCCAGCTACGGCTGCGCGCACAGCCGCGGCTGCGCTTTGCCGGCCAGATGACGGGCTGCGAAGGTTACGTGGAATCCGCCAGCGTCGGCCTGATCGCCGGCCTCTATGCGGCTGCCGATGCCCGCGGCGAGACGCTGGCCAGCCCGCCGGGCACGACCGCGTTGGGATCGCTGCTCGGCCACATCACGGGCGGCCATATCGAGACCATCGAGCCGGGCACACGCTCGTTCCAGCCGATGAACATCAATTTCGGCCTGTTCCCACCGCTCGCAACTGCGCCGACCAAGAAGCCGGACGGCACGCGGCTGCGCGGCAACGAGAAGACCGTGGCCAAGAAGCGGGCGATGAGCGCATTGGCGCTCGCCGATCTCGATCGCTGGATCGCCGATCACCTGCGCATCGCCGCAGCCGCGTGAGTTCTCGATGAATCTCCCCAAAGACGACGCCGCCACACTCTCGGCGCGCTGGACCGAAGGCGTGCTGCTCAAGCGCGACGTGTTCTCGACCGTCGAGCGCGGCCGCTTCCGCGGCGACAGCGGCGAGGTCGACGCAGTGCTGCGCCGGCTCGATGAGGTGCCGTGGTGGTCGTTCCTGCTGGCGCGCCATCTGTTCGCCCGTGAGAAGCACGCGCTGGCACTCGCCAAAGGCCTCAATGTCGGCCCCGAGCTGCTGTGGGCG is from Bradyrhizobium xenonodulans and encodes:
- the trmFO gene encoding methylenetetrahydrofolate--tRNA-(uracil(54)-C(5))-methyltransferase (FADH(2)-oxidizing) TrmFO: MTGPQSNIVHVIGAGLAGSEAAWQVAKAGVPVVLHEMRPTRMTEAHRTDGLAELVCSNSFRSDDAANNAVGLLHAEMRRLDSLIMRAADANQVPAGGALAVDRDGFSAAVTKALNDHPLIEIARGEVSGLPPAEWSNVIVATGPLTSAPLADAIRELTDENALAFFDAIAPIVHRESIDMSVAWFQSRYDKVGPGGTGADYINCPMTKEQYDGFVAALMSGEKTEFKEWETNTPYFDGCLPIEVMAERGPETLRHGPMKPVGLTNPHDPATKAYAIVQLRQDNKLGTLYNIVGFQTKLKYGEQQRIFRTIPGLEKAEFARLGGLHRNTFLNSPKLLDSQLRLRAQPRLRFAGQMTGCEGYVESASVGLIAGLYAAADARGETLASPPGTTALGSLLGHITGGHIETIEPGTRSFQPMNINFGLFPPLATAPTKKPDGTRLRGNEKTVAKKRAMSALALADLDRWIADHLRIAAAA